From a single Arachis hypogaea cultivar Tifrunner chromosome 3, arahy.Tifrunner.gnm2.J5K5, whole genome shotgun sequence genomic region:
- the LOC140183780 gene encoding uncharacterized protein, producing the protein METGVIFYEFEDPYVYEDSVHHSYFIMGLEPRIRRYALPNRAFQHPLSSPHFDPDAPYDFPLYWLHLDAPVHPFPDDPEHPIPAQPLNEVEPVPIIPDEPELAGDYVPVIPPEWDFPPEPIPDFPQPDEPALPDGGVAPIYANGPVLANGFVHSDSSVSGGSEGIVVVADDEEEEDPEIEIEQDEEMDEPHGDSPNGHE; encoded by the coding sequence atggagacgggcgtgatcttctatgagttcgaggacccttacgtctacgaggattcggtacatcacagttacttcatcatgggattggagcctcgtattagacgatatgcgttacctaatcgagcctttcaacatcctctgtctagcccgcattttgaccctgatgctccttacgactttcccttatacTGGTTACATCTTGACGCACCtgtacatccttttcctgatgatcccgagcaccctataccagctcaacctttgaatgaggtggaacctgtgcctatcattcctgatgagcccgagttagctggtgactacgtacctgtgataccaccagagtgggactttcctcctgagccgatccctgactttccacagcctgatgagccggcactaccggacggtggggtagctcctatatacgcgaacggacctgtgctcgcgaatggttttgtacatagtgacagcagtgtttctggtggatctgagggtatagttgtagttgcggatgatgaggaggaggaggatcctgagatagagatagagcaggatgaggagatggacgagcctcatggcgattctccgaacggccacgagtag